One genomic window of Osmia bicornis bicornis chromosome 3, iOsmBic2.1, whole genome shotgun sequence includes the following:
- the LOC114872634 gene encoding malate dehydrogenase, cytoplasmic, translating into MSEPINVVVTGAAGQIAYSLLYQLAAGSVFGPDQPINLRLLDIPVMMKVLEGVVMELQDLALPLLREITPTADPAAAFKDVAAAFLVGAMPRKEGMERKDLLAANAEIFKVQGEALNKYAKKDVKILVVGNPANTNALICSHYAPSIPKQNFTAMTRLDQNRAQAALAARLGVQVDKVKNTIIWGNHSSTQYPDASHATATLKSGTVPVPKAINNDNWLNTTFVETIQKRGAAVIAARKMSSAMSAAKAAGDHMRDWWVGTKPGEWVSMGVLSDGSYGIPKDLVFSFPVTIQNGQYQIVQGLPISDSARSKLNITSKELEEERTEANKVLQSK; encoded by the exons ATG AGCGAACCAATAAATGTGGTGGTTACTGGGGCTGCAGGGCAAATTGCCTATTCTCTATTGTACCAGCTTGCTGCTGGCTCAGTTTTTGGTCCAGATCAACCAATTAATCTTCGTTTATTAGATATTCCAGTCATGATGAAAGTATTAGAGGGAGTAGTTATGGAACTACAAGATTTAGCTCTTCCACTTTTAAGGG AAATTACTCCAACAGCTGATCCAGCTGCAGCTTTTAAAGATGTAGCTGCAGCTTTTCTTGTTGGAGCAATGCCCCGAAAAGAAGGTATGGAACGAAAAGACCTTTTAGCAGCTAAtgcagaaattttcaaagtgcAAGGAGaagcattaaataaatatgctAAAAAAGATGTTAAGATCTTGGTTGTTGGCAATCCTGCTAATACAAATGCTTTAATCTGCTCTCATTATGCACCATCTATCCcaaaacaaaattttactGCAATGACTAGATTAGATCAAAATCGTGCACAAGCAGCTTTAGCTGCACGATTGGGTGTTCAa GTTGATAAagtaaaaaatacaattatttggGGTAATCACAGTTCAACTCAATATCCTGATGCTTCCCATGCTACTGCAACCCTTAAATCTGGAACTGTACCAGTACCTAAAGCTATAAACAATGACAACTGGTTAAATACCACCTTTGTGGAAACAATTCAGAAACGTGGTGCAGCTGTAATTGCTGCTAGAAAAATGTCATCTGCAATGTCTGCTGCCAAAGCAGCTGGAGATCACATGAGAGATTGGTGGGTTGGTACTAAGCCAGGTGAATGGGTTAGCATGGGTGTGCTGTCTGATGGTAGTTATGGAATTCCAAAGGATTTGGTATTCTCATTCCCAGTCACTATACAAAACGGACAGTACCAAATTGTTCAG GGACTTCCGATTAGTGATTCTGCTAGATCAAAGTTAAATATCACATCTAAAGAGTTGGAAGAGGAACGTACAGAAGCAAACAAAGTTCTGCAAAGCAAGTGA